A genomic segment from Leptospira congkakensis encodes:
- a CDS encoding sensor histidine kinase — MNWKLLFWLLCLCSCAPLSNTTESPIATQGKMDLKQWDFASTLFLSGEWAFQWNQLIPPNQLTPNNLLNFHNQNAENSKNFQVIGERWKNKFEGTGYATYQLNILFPETAKENIYTLRFFQTGGAAMSVYIDGILKLELGKVGTTRETMIPTRSSGIVVLPHPNKEINILIHISNFYHDDGAFWYPPTLGLYQTTNKQILNEAIRDSLLTGALVFMAFYHFVAFLFRRNRSLILYFGLYSFVISLHSISLNGDSLYYLFPEVPYRLAFALSLIFYLAMPFYLLFLKERFPENFSKRITHFFVISCSILFLFVLLTPSEWGSQTTFYGIFLTILGLLYSIICITYAVFQKREMAIPLLLIQIFLFLSAINDTLYLYGILNYFLILKYSYLSTVLFQSLILASYFTKSFIKTEMLGKELSALNESLEKTVVLRTKEYKEAKQIAEEANKWKDKFISLVAHDLRSPLSTVYSALTIVTDKNSNEDEKTHIFKQVFVILENALSTVEHLLNLNRFRLDQGLIHLQLSENKLLEIVSSLKESFSFELQKKSLRLEILVTESDTVYADMSMLVEIIRNLITNAIKFSHPNGWIRIGLEDHKDFTEVTIEDNGQGISINRQKEIFSNPIPSQGTMGEKGFGIGLKLCLELMRLHGGNIRVESKPEKGSKFILEFPKNKTI; from the coding sequence ATGAATTGGAAACTTTTGTTTTGGTTACTTTGCCTATGTAGTTGTGCACCACTTTCTAATACAACAGAAAGCCCCATTGCCACCCAAGGGAAAATGGATCTAAAGCAATGGGACTTTGCATCTACTCTTTTTCTGTCTGGTGAGTGGGCCTTCCAATGGAATCAATTGATCCCGCCAAACCAACTCACACCTAATAACTTACTTAACTTTCATAATCAAAACGCGGAGAATTCTAAAAATTTCCAAGTTATCGGAGAAAGATGGAAAAATAAATTTGAAGGAACTGGCTATGCTACATACCAATTAAATATTTTATTTCCGGAAACTGCAAAAGAAAACATTTATACCCTTCGTTTTTTCCAAACGGGAGGTGCCGCAATGTCTGTCTATATAGATGGCATTTTGAAGTTAGAACTTGGTAAAGTTGGCACAACCAGAGAAACGATGATCCCAACTCGCAGTTCAGGAATTGTAGTCCTGCCACACCCAAATAAAGAGATCAATATTCTGATCCATATATCCAATTTCTATCATGACGATGGAGCATTTTGGTATCCACCAACTTTGGGGTTATACCAAACTACCAATAAACAAATATTAAACGAAGCTATTAGAGATTCCCTTCTTACGGGTGCTCTAGTGTTTATGGCTTTTTATCATTTTGTAGCATTTTTATTCAGAAGGAATCGATCCTTAATTCTATACTTCGGCCTGTATAGTTTTGTCATTTCCCTACACTCCATCTCTTTGAATGGAGATTCTTTATACTATTTATTCCCAGAAGTTCCTTACCGCCTAGCATTTGCTTTATCTTTAATTTTTTACTTAGCAATGCCCTTTTATCTTTTATTTTTAAAAGAACGATTTCCGGAAAATTTTTCAAAGAGAATCACTCACTTTTTTGTTATTTCCTGCTCCATTTTGTTTCTTTTTGTTTTGCTAACACCATCTGAGTGGGGATCACAAACAACATTTTATGGAATATTTTTAACCATCCTTGGATTACTTTATTCAATCATTTGTATTACGTATGCTGTTTTCCAAAAAAGAGAAATGGCGATACCTTTACTTCTAATTCAAATTTTCCTATTTTTAAGTGCAATCAACGACACTTTATATCTCTATGGGATTTTAAATTATTTTTTAATACTTAAATATTCTTATTTATCAACTGTTTTATTCCAATCATTAATATTAGCTTCGTATTTCACAAAGTCTTTTATCAAAACTGAGATGTTGGGAAAAGAACTTTCGGCACTCAATGAATCTTTGGAAAAAACAGTCGTTCTTCGCACAAAGGAATACAAGGAAGCAAAACAAATTGCAGAAGAAGCCAACAAATGGAAAGATAAATTTATTTCCCTTGTGGCACACGATTTACGATCTCCATTAAGCACCGTTTACTCAGCGTTAACCATTGTAACGGATAAAAACTCAAATGAAGATGAAAAAACACATATTTTCAAACAAGTGTTTGTAATTTTAGAAAATGCCCTGTCGACAGTAGAACATCTTTTAAATCTAAATCGATTCCGATTGGATCAAGGACTAATCCATTTACAACTATCGGAAAACAAGTTATTAGAAATCGTAAGTTCTCTCAAAGAATCTTTTTCATTTGAACTGCAAAAAAAATCATTACGTTTAGAAATACTCGTTACCGAATCTGATACTGTTTATGCAGATATGTCCATGCTTGTAGAAATCATTCGGAATCTAATTACAAATGCAATAAAATTCAGTCATCCGAATGGTTGGATTCGAATTGGTTTAGAGGATCACAAGGATTTCACTGAAGTTACAATTGAAGATAATGGCCAAGGCATTTCCATAAATCGCCAAAAAGAAATTTTTTCTAATCCAATTCCATCGCAAGGAACTATGGGCGAAAAAGGATTTGGTATTGGTCTCAAACTCTGTTTGGAACTCATGCGCCTTCATGGAGGAAACATCCGAGTAGAATCCAAACCAGAAAAAGGTAGTAAATTTATTTTAGAGTTTCCCAAAAACAAAACAATTTAG
- a CDS encoding C1 family peptidase, with product MPIRMTDDDKEPEEESKSEGSSFFLIAIFAFLGGLIFKYPKVMIPILLIGLLGLICIGSISDDSDTEEDHSTESVSDGPHKLGAKFDTKKYDATPVYEPLSKDSENTLPSEVSLLKYAPKRQSQGEQGSCTGWAVSYAARTILHAKATGEDPNKVSFSPAYLFNQNTDKNCDGAYPVDLLEDLKKQGNLQYSEFPYNENSCRNKPSSEQKEKAKEFRIEGYQRLTEDGEKYETDIDSIKQYLSQGSPVVISMEVGGTFLDLNKAVWIPTSEDYKAVKRYKKGKDSSGDWGGHAMTAIGYDDNKEGGAIQIMNSWGERFGHKGIFWIRYEDFNLFVREAYALYPPKTFAPNETFSYQLGLIDNATKEFIQLEQTKDNVYKTKEKVKIGTRFKVSVKNEKPIYLYIFGQDTDGSSYVLFPYTDKHSPYCGTSGVRVFPKKQSLEVDNVGKKDSIAVVFAKKQLDYKSINAAVNKSKSTSYLEKFQSAFKTKLSKTSQFGKAGDKVDLISTDHDPNTLDFVLIEFDKEK from the coding sequence ATGCCAATTCGAATGACAGATGACGACAAGGAACCAGAAGAAGAATCAAAATCAGAAGGTAGTTCTTTTTTTCTAATAGCGATTTTCGCCTTCCTCGGTGGACTTATTTTCAAATACCCAAAGGTAATGATCCCGATTCTACTGATAGGCCTACTCGGACTCATTTGTATTGGAAGTATTTCAGATGATTCTGACACAGAAGAGGATCATTCCACCGAATCTGTGTCAGATGGTCCTCATAAATTAGGTGCAAAGTTTGATACGAAAAAGTATGACGCAACACCTGTTTATGAACCTCTTTCTAAAGATTCTGAGAACACATTACCTTCCGAAGTTTCCCTACTCAAATACGCTCCCAAAAGACAAAGCCAAGGAGAACAAGGATCTTGCACTGGTTGGGCCGTATCTTATGCGGCTCGTACAATTTTACACGCGAAAGCAACTGGCGAAGATCCAAACAAAGTTAGTTTCAGTCCCGCTTACTTATTCAATCAAAACACGGATAAAAATTGTGATGGTGCTTATCCTGTGGACTTACTTGAGGATTTAAAAAAACAAGGAAACTTACAGTATTCAGAATTTCCATACAATGAAAATTCCTGTCGCAACAAACCTTCCTCAGAACAAAAAGAAAAAGCAAAAGAGTTTCGAATTGAGGGTTACCAGCGCCTAACAGAAGATGGCGAAAAATACGAAACTGATATTGATTCGATCAAACAATATCTATCCCAAGGTTCGCCCGTAGTGATTTCGATGGAAGTGGGCGGAACTTTTTTAGATCTAAACAAAGCAGTTTGGATTCCCACTTCAGAGGATTACAAAGCGGTCAAACGTTATAAAAAAGGAAAAGATTCATCCGGAGACTGGGGTGGCCATGCAATGACTGCCATTGGTTATGATGATAACAAAGAAGGTGGAGCCATCCAAATCATGAATTCTTGGGGAGAACGATTTGGTCATAAAGGAATTTTTTGGATTCGTTACGAAGACTTTAATTTATTCGTAAGAGAAGCCTATGCACTTTATCCACCAAAAACTTTTGCACCTAACGAAACTTTTTCTTACCAACTTGGCCTAATTGATAATGCAACAAAAGAATTCATTCAGCTGGAACAAACAAAGGATAACGTATATAAAACGAAGGAAAAGGTTAAAATTGGAACACGTTTCAAAGTAAGTGTAAAAAACGAAAAACCAATTTATCTTTATATTTTTGGACAAGATACAGATGGTAGTTCCTATGTTCTATTTCCTTATACGGACAAACATAGTCCTTATTGTGGAACCAGTGGAGTCAGAGTATTTCCCAAAAAACAAAGTTTAGAAGTAGATAACGTTGGTAAAAAAGATAGTATCGCAGTTGTTTTTGCAAAAAAACAACTAGATTACAAATCAATCAATGCAGCGGTCAATAAATCCAAATCAACCTCTTATTTAGAGAAATTCCAATCGGCGTTCAAAACAAAACTTTCCAAAACATCCCAATTCGGCAAAGCAGGAGACAAGGTTGATTTAATTTCAACAGACCATGATCCCAATACACTCGACTTTGTACTAATTGAGTTTGATAAAGAAAAATAA
- a CDS encoding LamG-like jellyroll fold domain-containing protein — protein MKKFTLPLVFLVLSSCSFPSLTRSPLDFLAFLRFFSGPQFTGHSIGGAVSGLLPGTSVTLTNNQESVTVSADGNFVFPTKLSSGQSYDVSFVTNGAGLVCTIANAQGVVQSNNVTNVSITCGLGSNFYEVGVNLSGLSGTISVQNNGAETLNIATDGLTKFSTLAATGTNYSVVITSQPVGTICSFDNPTLSIGTIAATNVTIFITCVTGYIVGGNLHQNPSTNLGTNLIGRKTFIRTRVGSYPTNAGGAGAITGGAVASAGPTVARFNGPGMIATDGNFVYVADTNNAVIRKIDKSNGTTTILAGGNTGGGTVCPGTVTTSCQDGVGTSAQFNGIVGLTTNGNSLFVLEAAGRRIRTVNLTTAAVSTFAGSGNAASADNTSGILASFNNPSWITVFNGTIYVVDRGNCTIRVVNPVTTTVSTIAGGPTLCSFVNDPIGTNARFVSPIAVVGLGSYLYVSDIGVGGHKIRRIALTGSNAVDTIAGDGVQASTDGIGTAAQFNDPHGLTTDGTDLFISEWSGHKIRHLNLTTNKVTTLVGSVTGYADNTGGNGLLNFPGYLLSDGLNIYIADTGNHSLRYLESSELLRYTFDGNTNDSIGTNNSLVTGAPTPTMDENGLAGGAYEFHGGGEVIQSTANINPVITDNLTISAWIYPAGGVSTQFIFYNGQGGSNGYGLTFDRNTRTLAISLGAVASSGNSTMKLPLNQWSHVVLTRNATNWKIYINGKMDPLVFTMNPNPPANSFKVGDAGNGFFFKGKISDVRFFNGALANDDIQKLAVQVPFGLITYFPFNGNSKDYGNFQNDLTISGAITTTDRNGHPNGAYYFNGASFMQKLSPSGLPIGNNPRTICAWFNKSSSIGEYIVGYGTFTTSQGNGLVVSDTVTGMFGVADDVTTFHEGFRNQWMHLCGTYNSTNTEIYENGVLRAAGPKSWSTVPGASLEVGRRLDGIANFTGDLDEIRIYNRVLSISEIRALSGHYPTQVSSWNQTPASSSLKFFLMPEAASFGPGLCVGGSNCVGVLDDRSGNGLHVSQGTGAQQPIFNAIGINGSKGLRFVSSVGTYLTRACIPELNTPANTIFAVFNDMDGSGSDGIFHNGTSGKLLYLPNGSGNQISLFDLQLNSIRLISNASYSGVNEEILMTLDYDGTSGNIYKGGAIEASSSFGATAYNCSAGQLDIGRFYWGGGAPAFDGDYLEGFLGDLIYFDQQLSTVDREIVECYLSNKYNLAVSHPCP, from the coding sequence ATGAAGAAATTTACACTACCATTGGTATTTCTGGTTCTTTCTTCCTGCTCGTTCCCTTCCCTGACTCGCAGCCCTTTGGATTTTTTAGCTTTCCTCCGTTTTTTTTCCGGTCCACAGTTTACAGGACATAGTATTGGTGGAGCTGTATCGGGGCTCCTTCCTGGAACATCAGTCACACTCACAAACAACCAAGAATCAGTAACAGTGAGTGCTGATGGAAATTTCGTTTTCCCTACCAAACTCAGTTCAGGCCAAAGTTATGATGTCAGTTTTGTAACCAATGGTGCAGGATTGGTTTGTACGATTGCCAATGCACAAGGTGTTGTTCAGAGCAACAATGTAACAAACGTAAGTATCACTTGTGGACTGGGTTCAAACTTTTATGAAGTTGGTGTAAACCTCTCTGGTTTAAGTGGAACCATCAGTGTACAAAATAATGGAGCAGAAACTCTAAACATTGCTACAGATGGTCTCACAAAATTTTCAACTCTCGCAGCAACTGGAACCAATTATTCCGTAGTCATCACCTCACAGCCAGTAGGTACAATCTGTTCTTTTGACAACCCAACATTATCAATAGGCACAATCGCTGCTACCAACGTAACCATATTCATAACATGTGTTACTGGTTATATTGTTGGAGGGAATCTCCACCAAAATCCAAGTACAAATTTAGGAACTAACTTAATCGGAAGAAAAACATTCATTCGAACCAGAGTTGGATCTTATCCTACTAACGCTGGTGGTGCTGGCGCCATTACCGGCGGAGCCGTTGCTTCTGCCGGGCCAACAGTGGCTCGCTTTAATGGCCCAGGTATGATTGCTACAGATGGTAACTTTGTATATGTAGCGGATACTAATAATGCTGTAATTCGTAAAATCGATAAATCCAACGGCACTACAACCATCCTAGCCGGAGGAAATACCGGTGGTGGGACAGTTTGTCCGGGCACTGTCACAACCAGTTGCCAAGATGGGGTTGGAACCTCTGCTCAGTTTAATGGGATTGTTGGCCTCACAACAAACGGAAACAGTTTATTTGTTTTAGAAGCAGCTGGTAGAAGGATTAGAACTGTTAACCTAACAACCGCTGCGGTATCTACATTTGCTGGTTCTGGAAATGCAGCCTCGGCTGACAATACTTCAGGGATCCTAGCTTCTTTTAACAACCCATCCTGGATCACTGTTTTTAATGGAACCATCTATGTTGTGGATAGGGGAAATTGCACCATTCGTGTTGTGAATCCTGTAACAACTACAGTGAGTACTATTGCCGGCGGCCCAACATTGTGTAGCTTTGTCAACGACCCGATAGGAACTAACGCACGTTTCGTGTCCCCAATCGCAGTGGTCGGCCTAGGAAGTTACCTCTATGTTTCTGATATTGGTGTTGGAGGTCATAAAATTCGTAGAATTGCCCTTACAGGATCCAATGCTGTTGATACCATTGCTGGTGATGGGGTGCAAGCTTCCACTGATGGAATTGGAACTGCCGCACAATTCAACGATCCACATGGCCTTACAACCGATGGAACCGATTTATTTATTTCTGAATGGTCTGGTCATAAAATCAGGCATCTAAACCTAACAACAAATAAAGTCACAACCTTAGTCGGAAGTGTTACTGGATACGCAGATAATACTGGAGGAAATGGGCTTTTGAACTTTCCAGGTTATTTATTGTCAGATGGACTCAATATCTATATTGCAGATACGGGAAACCACTCCCTTCGTTACCTAGAATCTTCAGAACTACTTCGTTATACCTTTGATGGAAACACAAACGACTCGATTGGGACAAACAATAGTTTGGTGACAGGTGCACCCACTCCCACTATGGATGAAAATGGACTCGCGGGTGGAGCTTACGAATTTCATGGGGGCGGAGAAGTCATCCAGTCAACAGCAAACATCAATCCAGTCATTACAGATAATTTAACCATTTCTGCTTGGATATATCCAGCAGGTGGAGTTAGCACGCAGTTTATATTCTATAATGGTCAGGGTGGTTCCAATGGATATGGCCTCACTTTCGATAGGAACACTCGTACTTTAGCGATAAGTTTAGGAGCCGTTGCAAGTAGTGGGAATTCCACAATGAAATTACCCTTAAACCAATGGTCTCATGTCGTATTAACTCGGAATGCTACCAACTGGAAAATCTATATCAATGGCAAAATGGATCCCCTTGTTTTTACGATGAATCCGAACCCACCAGCAAATAGTTTCAAGGTGGGAGATGCAGGGAATGGTTTTTTCTTCAAAGGGAAAATCTCTGATGTTCGTTTTTTTAATGGTGCCCTTGCCAACGATGACATCCAAAAACTAGCAGTGCAAGTTCCTTTCGGACTCATCACCTATTTTCCGTTCAACGGGAATTCAAAAGACTATGGAAATTTTCAAAATGATTTGACGATCTCGGGAGCCATAACCACAACAGACCGCAACGGACATCCCAATGGCGCCTATTATTTTAATGGCGCTTCCTTTATGCAAAAATTGAGTCCAAGTGGTTTGCCAATAGGAAATAATCCAAGGACGATTTGTGCATGGTTTAATAAATCCAGTTCTATTGGTGAATACATCGTGGGATATGGAACCTTTACGACCTCACAAGGGAATGGGCTTGTGGTTTCTGATACAGTTACAGGTATGTTTGGTGTGGCAGATGACGTCACAACCTTTCATGAAGGTTTTCGAAACCAATGGATGCATCTCTGCGGAACTTATAATTCCACAAACACTGAAATTTATGAGAATGGAGTTTTACGTGCTGCAGGGCCTAAATCATGGTCTACTGTTCCTGGAGCCAGTTTGGAAGTGGGCAGACGCCTAGATGGAATCGCAAACTTTACTGGCGACCTTGATGAAATTAGAATCTACAATCGTGTTCTTAGTATTTCGGAGATCAGAGCCTTGTCAGGCCATTATCCGACCCAGGTCAGTAGCTGGAACCAAACACCTGCTAGTAGCAGTTTAAAGTTTTTCTTGATGCCGGAGGCCGCATCTTTTGGCCCAGGCCTTTGTGTGGGAGGATCCAATTGTGTAGGTGTTTTGGATGACCGGAGTGGGAACGGCCTTCATGTCAGCCAAGGCACGGGGGCCCAACAGCCAATTTTTAACGCTATCGGTATCAACGGATCAAAAGGTTTGCGTTTTGTGAGTTCAGTAGGAACATATTTAACTAGAGCTTGCATTCCTGAATTAAACACTCCCGCGAACACAATCTTTGCCGTATTTAATGATATGGATGGTTCTGGCAGCGATGGAATTTTTCATAATGGCACATCAGGTAAGTTATTGTATTTACCCAATGGGTCTGGGAACCAAATCAGCTTATTCGACTTGCAACTTAACTCAATTCGATTGATCTCTAACGCAAGTTACAGTGGAGTCAATGAAGAAATATTAATGACTCTCGATTATGATGGAACTTCTGGAAATATTTATAAAGGTGGAGCCATTGAGGCATCCTCAAGTTTTGGGGCTACCGCTTATAATTGTTCTGCCGGACAATTGGACATCGGTAGGTTCTATTGGGGCGGAGGAGCACCCGCCTTTGATGGAGATTATTTAGAAGGTTTTCTTGGTGATTTGATCTATTTCGACCAGCAACTTTCTACCGTTGACAGAGAAATTGTTGAATGTTATCTTTCCAATAAATACAATCTTGCAGTAAGCCACCCCTGCCCGTAA
- a CDS encoding DUF1554 domain-containing protein, whose amino-acid sequence MKSKVLKISSLIFILTLYCKPDDLCNFNDAEEKCGLTNILVQSNCEISASPPAKPQNLIATPSNGQIALNWNSSYCANRYSVYWSNTSNSNLLTANKIITQDAKLTHTGLTNGVVYYYRIVAENSLNHKESLPSDEVFFSPTPATLKIFVTGATYPIPTIGSIAGADTICNSDGAKPVGGSLYKALLVDESGCSSLPCRRASITANVGDGQIDWVLKPNTNYVRSNGITPIMTTNANGLFIFGTLTNSWSAAAATGISGMSGNWTVFAGLTCTNYSLNSGSVTTTQYNQTGSGSLSSASLTCGNSYSLLCVEQ is encoded by the coding sequence ATGAAATCGAAAGTTCTAAAAATATCTAGTTTGATTTTTATTCTCACTTTGTATTGTAAACCTGATGATCTCTGCAATTTCAACGATGCAGAAGAAAAGTGCGGTTTAACCAATATATTGGTACAATCGAACTGTGAAATTTCCGCATCGCCGCCAGCCAAACCACAAAATTTGATCGCCACCCCGAGTAATGGACAAATTGCACTAAATTGGAATTCAAGCTATTGTGCAAATCGTTATTCAGTGTATTGGTCCAATACTTCCAATAGCAATCTGCTTACCGCTAATAAAATTATTACTCAGGATGCAAAACTAACGCATACAGGTCTCACCAATGGAGTTGTCTATTATTATCGCATTGTTGCTGAAAATTCCCTAAACCACAAAGAGAGTCTTCCATCCGATGAAGTTTTTTTTTCCCCAACACCCGCAACTCTTAAAATATTTGTAACGGGAGCAACCTATCCAATTCCTACGATCGGAAGTATCGCCGGCGCCGATACAATTTGTAATAGTGATGGTGCCAAACCAGTTGGTGGATCTCTTTACAAAGCTTTACTTGTCGACGAATCTGGCTGTAGTTCTCTTCCTTGTAGAAGAGCCTCAATTACTGCCAACGTCGGAGATGGACAAATTGATTGGGTATTAAAACCAAACACAAATTATGTGAGATCTAACGGAATTACACCGATCATGACAACCAATGCTAATGGATTATTCATTTTTGGAACTCTAACAAATAGTTGGTCAGCAGCTGCAGCTACAGGAATCAGCGGAATGTCTGGTAACTGGACAGTTTTTGCAGGACTTACCTGCACGAATTATAGTTTAAATTCTGGATCGGTAACAACAACCCAATACAACCAAACAGGTAGCGGCTCCCTCTCCAGTGCCTCTTTAACTTGTGGAAACTCATATTCCTTACTTTGTGTAGAACAATAA
- a CDS encoding WG repeat-containing protein: MKFLFTFLICFMPLFAKPNLPISFEENGLYGFKNKSGKVIIKPQYQHVMDFTKESVSFVVSENKWVCIDTKNKILLETFVYDNGPDYYSEKLARFVENGKFGFFDSHCKKQIPATYDFVFPFENGFSIVCNGCKLQPEEEHSRIVGGKYGAINKTGKLVIPIEFESINSIDAKKKTANVTNNKTKSTINFK; encoded by the coding sequence ATGAAATTTCTTTTTACTTTCTTAATTTGCTTTATGCCATTATTTGCCAAACCAAATCTTCCAATTTCTTTTGAAGAAAATGGGCTTTATGGTTTTAAAAATAAATCGGGTAAAGTCATCATCAAACCCCAATACCAACATGTGATGGACTTCACTAAAGAATCAGTCAGTTTTGTTGTGAGTGAGAACAAGTGGGTATGTATCGATACCAAAAACAAAATTCTTTTGGAAACCTTTGTTTATGATAATGGGCCTGATTATTATTCAGAAAAACTCGCGCGGTTTGTAGAAAATGGTAAGTTCGGTTTTTTTGATTCTCATTGCAAAAAACAAATCCCAGCAACTTATGATTTTGTTTTTCCTTTCGAAAATGGTTTTTCTATCGTATGTAATGGCTGTAAATTACAACCAGAGGAAGAACATTCAAGGATCGTAGGAGGAAAGTATGGTGCCATAAATAAAACAGGCAAACTAGTCATTCCTATCGAATTTGAATCAATCAATTCCATCGATGCAAAAAAGAAAACAGCCAACGTTACCAACAACAAAACAAAAAGTACAATCAACTTCAAATAG
- a CDS encoding CPBP family intramembrane glutamic endopeptidase, translating to MSVYKKFTVFFLSIIFLSLIASLAIYSLQMFLYQNNPETQLKPYHFSKILSRTATVILFISLIWFRKKIDKKSIQSLGLENFSKRKQQLWIGFLAGILSLSLVVVVKIFFDVSTLAPKTWEFFDLVKCLYFLAAVFCIAFVEELFFRGYLLQSWISDLGEKKASVYTSLFFSLTHFIRPISDPLIFVSEFIGLFLVGYTLSLAWIYTRALYLSIGIHAGWVYVVKMQPYFVDSIPHDNHWVFGGERLVSGGISWMFMIAFVWFLKLSYDRTLENKKIELV from the coding sequence ATGTCCGTATATAAAAAGTTTACTGTTTTTTTCCTATCTATCATCTTTTTAAGCCTAATTGCCAGCTTAGCTATTTACAGCTTACAGATGTTTCTTTATCAGAACAACCCAGAGACTCAATTAAAACCATATCATTTTTCCAAAATCTTATCGCGGACAGCTACTGTTATACTTTTCATTTCTCTGATTTGGTTTCGAAAAAAGATCGATAAAAAATCAATACAATCCCTCGGGCTTGAAAATTTTTCAAAAAGAAAACAACAACTCTGGATTGGTTTTTTAGCCGGAATTTTATCTTTATCACTTGTAGTTGTTGTGAAAATTTTCTTTGATGTTTCTACCTTGGCACCAAAAACTTGGGAGTTCTTCGATTTAGTTAAATGTTTGTACTTCTTAGCTGCTGTGTTTTGTATCGCATTTGTTGAAGAATTGTTTTTTCGAGGTTACCTCTTACAATCATGGATTAGTGATTTAGGAGAAAAAAAAGCCTCAGTATATACAAGTTTATTCTTCTCTCTCACTCATTTCATACGACCTATTTCAGATCCTTTGATTTTTGTATCTGAATTTATTGGGCTATTTTTGGTCGGATATACCTTATCTTTAGCATGGATTTACACTCGTGCATTGTATCTTTCCATCGGAATCCATGCTGGTTGGGTTTACGTCGTCAAAATGCAGCCGTATTTTGTAGATTCTATTCCCCATGACAATCATTGGGTCTTCGGTGGAGAAAGACTTGTCTCAGGTGGAATCTCCTGGATGTTTATGATAGCCTTCGTGTGGTTTCTCAAACTTTCATACGACAGAACGTTAGAGAATAAAAAAATCGAATTGGTATAA